The window CGTCACCAGGGCCGCGTCGTCGTCGAGGTCGCCGCGGACGTGATGCAGGAGACCGCGGCGCAGCCCGGCCACCATGGCGTCCAGCGGGCGGGTGGCGTGCGCGCGCAGGTGCGCGGGCAGGTCGTGGAATCGGCCACGGCGGTCGCGGGCCTCGACGAACCCGTCGGTGTACAGCACCAGGCGGTCGCCCGGCACGAACGGCACGGTCTCGGCGACGGGCCGCGCGCCCAGCAGGTCACCGAGGCCGAGCGGCGCGCCGGGCTGTCCGGGCTCGAAGGGCCGCACCTCGCCCGCGTGCACGACGTACGGCTCGGGGTGCCCGCAGTGCACGATCCGGGCCAGGCCCTCACCGGGCGGGAACTCCACCAGCAGCGCGGTCGCGAACCGCTCCGTGAACAGGGCGCCCGTCCCGTCCCCCCTCCGATCGTCCGGGGTTCCGTCCACCGCGGTTATCTGGCGCCGGGCCCGCTCGTCCAGTTCCTCCGCCACCGTGGTCAACGAGGGCTCGCGGTGAGCCAGTTCACGGAACGCGCCGAGCAGGGCCGCCGACGCGCCGACGGCCGGCAGCCCCTTGCCGCGGACGTCGCCCATCAGGACGCGCGGTCCGAACGGCGTGTGCAGTGCCTCGTAGAAGTCGCCGCCGATCCGCGCCTCCGACTCGGCCGGCAGGTACACGCCGCGCAGGGCCAGGGTGCCGATGCGGCGGGGCAGCGGGTGCATCAGCGCGCGCTGCGCGGTCTCCGCGACGGAGCGGACCTGATGGAGCTGGCGTTCCCGGCGCTGCCGCAGGGAGCAGGCGGCGAGCGAGGTGAGCCCGACCACCAGCAGGGTGCCGAGGACGA of the Streptomyces sp. 1222.5 genome contains:
- a CDS encoding PP2C family protein-serine/threonine phosphatase — encoded protein: MTSHTRIPGPSHPETTDARHPAGPPAHARRPGAHPRAHRLVAARALPATAPVLLMVVVALTDLLTPDWLHVSPVMAAVPVLAAVLLPWRATAVLAGAAVGVTALLQWDAGQCGRQDSDVVLGTLLVVGLTSLAACSLRQRRERQLHQVRSVAETAQRALMHPLPRRIGTLALRGVYLPAESEARIGGDFYEALHTPFGPRVLMGDVRGKGLPAVGASAALLGAFRELAHREPSLTTVAEELDERARRQITAVDGTPDDRRGDGTGALFTERFATALLVEFPPGEGLARIVHCGHPEPYVVHAGEVRPFEPGQPGAPLGLGDLLGARPVAETVPFVPGDRLVLYTDGFVEARDRRGRFHDLPAHLRAHATRPLDAMVAGLRRGLLHHVRGDLDDDAALVTVERLPEP